Proteins encoded within one genomic window of Polaribacter sp. NJDZ03:
- a CDS encoding DUF2306 domain-containing protein: MEYKYLMYAHLITVVPCVFIGAYLLAVKKGTPFHRDLGKIYMLLMMITAIITLFMPAYVGPQVLNHFGFIHLFSFLTLYSIPTAIIAIKKKQIKKHKLKMIFLYVGAIVIAGGFTFTPGRYLHTFFFGS; encoded by the coding sequence ATGGAATATAAATATTTAATGTACGCACATTTAATAACGGTTGTTCCGTGTGTCTTTATTGGAGCTTATCTTTTAGCTGTTAAAAAAGGAACTCCTTTTCATAGAGACTTAGGTAAAATATACATGCTCTTAATGATGATTACAGCAATTATTACCTTATTTATGCCTGCTTATGTTGGTCCTCAGGTTTTAAATCATTTTGGATTTATTCATTTGTTTAGTTTTTTAACACTTTACAGTATTCCTACGGCTATTATCGCCATAAAAAAGAAGCAAATTAAAAAACATAAACTAAAAATGATCTTTCTCTATGTTGGTGCTATTGTTATTGCTGGAGGTTTTACGTTTACTCCTGGTAGATATTTACACACTTTCTTTTTTGGAAGTTAG
- the pruA gene encoding L-glutamate gamma-semialdehyde dehydrogenase: protein MSRGFYNVPKAVNEPVKGYAPGSPEKEELLATYKAMFNSNIDVPMHINGEEVRTGNTKNITPPHDHKHVVGQYHTADKIHVDAAISTALAAREAWSNVSWMERASIFLKAAELLAGPYRARMNAATMIAQSKNVYQAEIDAACEMIDFFRFNVEYMTDIFKDQPTSSPGVWNRVEYRPLEGFIYAISPFNFTSIAANLPASAALMGNVVVWKPSDHQAYSAQVIVDLFKEAGLPDGVINVVYGDPVMISDTVLASPDFSGLHFTGSTHVFKELWKQIGNNIHTYKTYPRIVGETGGKDFIWVHNSSNPLQVATAMTRGAFEYQGQKCSAASRSYIPASLWPEVKKHLIAQASELKMGSPEDTSNFINAVIHEGSFDKITSYIDAAKTDKDAEIIIGGNHDKSFGYFIEPTVIVSQSPKYATMTTELFGPVMTVYVYEDADWEASLKLVDESTEYGLTGAIFSTDRYIVEKASKALENAAGNFYINDKPSGAVVGQQPFGGARASGTNDKAGSAQNLLRWTSVRLIKETLVSPTDYKYPFLG, encoded by the coding sequence ATGTCAAGAGGATTTTATAATGTTCCGAAAGCAGTAAACGAACCTGTAAAAGGGTATGCTCCAGGCTCTCCTGAAAAGGAAGAATTATTAGCTACTTATAAAGCTATGTTTAACAGCAATATTGATGTGCCAATGCATATTAATGGTGAAGAAGTTAGAACAGGAAACACTAAAAATATTACACCTCCTCATGATCATAAACATGTGGTTGGGCAATATCACACAGCAGATAAAATACATGTAGATGCTGCTATTTCTACAGCTTTAGCTGCTAGAGAGGCTTGGTCTAATGTAAGTTGGATGGAGCGTGCTTCTATTTTCTTAAAGGCTGCAGAATTATTAGCAGGACCTTATAGAGCAAGAATGAATGCTGCAACAATGATTGCACAATCTAAAAACGTGTATCAAGCAGAAATTGATGCTGCTTGTGAAATGATCGATTTCTTCCGTTTTAACGTAGAATACATGACGGACATCTTTAAAGATCAGCCAACATCTTCTCCTGGAGTATGGAACAGAGTTGAGTACAGACCTTTAGAAGGATTTATCTACGCTATTTCTCCTTTTAACTTTACATCTATTGCTGCAAACTTACCTGCATCTGCTGCTTTAATGGGTAATGTTGTTGTTTGGAAACCTTCTGATCATCAAGCTTATTCTGCACAAGTAATTGTAGATTTATTTAAAGAAGCTGGTTTGCCAGATGGTGTAATTAACGTTGTTTACGGAGATCCTGTTATGATTTCTGATACTGTATTAGCTTCTCCAGATTTCTCTGGATTACACTTTACAGGTTCTACACACGTTTTTAAAGAATTATGGAAACAAATAGGTAACAACATTCATACCTATAAAACATATCCAAGAATTGTTGGAGAAACTGGTGGAAAAGATTTTATCTGGGTGCACAACTCATCAAATCCTTTACAAGTTGCAACAGCAATGACAAGAGGTGCTTTTGAATACCAAGGTCAAAAATGTTCTGCTGCTTCTCGTTCTTACATTCCTGCGTCACTTTGGCCAGAAGTTAAGAAACACTTAATTGCACAAGCAAGCGAGTTAAAAATGGGGTCTCCAGAAGATACCTCTAACTTTATAAATGCAGTTATTCACGAAGGTTCTTTTGATAAAATTACAAGTTATATTGATGCCGCAAAAACAGATAAAGATGCAGAAATAATTATTGGTGGAAACCACGACAAATCTTTTGGTTACTTTATAGAGCCTACTGTAATTGTTAGTCAATCTCCAAAATACGCAACCATGACAACTGAGTTATTTGGCCCAGTGATGACGGTTTATGTATATGAAGATGCAGATTGGGAAGCTTCATTAAAATTAGTAGATGAATCTACAGAATACGGATTAACAGGTGCTATCTTTTCTACGGATAGATATATTGTAGAAAAAGCTTCTAAAGCATTAGAAAATGCTGCTGGAAACTTTTATATTAACGACAAGCCATCTGGAGCTGTTGTTGGTCAGCAACCATTTGGAGGAGCAAGAGCTTCTGGAACAAATGATAAAGCGGGTTCTGCACAAAACTTATTACGTTGGACTTCTGTTAGATTGATCAAAGAAACATTGGTTTCTCCTACAGATTACAAATACCCTTTCTTAGGATAA
- a CDS encoding NRDE family protein, which yields MCTVSYLPLGDNDFILTSNRDETPLRNTIPPQKYVENGVELTYPKDQLAGGTWIGLSDKSRLVCLLNGGFKIHTRKSSYKMSRGIIVKNILTADNGVVYINNFDFTEIEPFTLVLVDWKNDLETYELVWDGTVKHFNKLPQEPKIWSSSTLYTEEMKEMRQVWFSNWLLDNNEFHQEKIVEFHQKENLGTLGTSPKMKREFVETVSVTSVIKKNLDVKMHYLDFVNTPKTMQKQ from the coding sequence ATGTGTACAGTAAGTTATTTACCTTTAGGCGATAATGATTTTATCTTAACTTCTAATAGAGATGAGACTCCATTAAGAAATACAATTCCACCCCAAAAATATGTAGAAAATGGAGTAGAATTAACATATCCTAAAGATCAATTAGCTGGAGGAACCTGGATTGGTTTAAGTGATAAAAGTAGACTAGTTTGCCTTTTAAATGGAGGTTTTAAAATACATACAAGAAAGAGTTCTTATAAAATGAGTAGAGGGATTATTGTAAAAAATATTTTAACTGCTGATAATGGTGTAGTTTATATAAATAATTTCGACTTTACAGAAATAGAGCCTTTTACCTTGGTTTTGGTCGATTGGAAAAATGATTTAGAAACCTACGAATTGGTTTGGGACGGAACTGTAAAACATTTTAATAAATTACCACAAGAACCTAAAATTTGGTCTTCCTCTACTTTATACACAGAAGAAATGAAAGAGATGAGACAAGTTTGGTTTTCTAATTGGTTATTAGATAATAATGAATTTCATCAAGAAAAAATAGTAGAATTTCATCAGAAAGAAAACCTAGGAACTTTAGGTACTTCTCCTAAAATGAAACGCGAATTTGTAGAAACGGTGAGTGTTACATCCGTTATTAAAAAGAATTTAGACGTTAAAATGCACTATTTAGATTTTGTAAATACACCTAAAACAATGCAAAAGCAATAA
- a CDS encoding DUF3667 domain-containing protein, translating into MFNFDAKFWKTLIPLLIRPGEVSKNYIAGKRQRYSNPFKFYLTVSVIFFLIIGITDSYNDFNNFRNGKNQKNTDVFNAININLKENQKKDSILNLKETDSTLTAIKDTISKMPFLKVGGKEIKIVKMLKFQKQHPNLYVDDALDSLKIHKSFSNKFWYSRSQLINTIFTDSTVSKKLKKQFISYSSIALFILLPLFTLFLKFIYIRSKFTYVEHLIFVFHTQTLFFLLLSIFYVLNIFIETDCYTGLFLLLFLLYLFLAMKNFYEQSFIKTLFKYLFANVLFMTFTSLGVVFISFIAFALF; encoded by the coding sequence TTGTTTAATTTTGATGCTAAATTTTGGAAAACATTAATTCCGCTTTTAATAAGACCCGGAGAAGTTTCTAAAAATTACATTGCAGGTAAAAGACAACGCTATTCTAACCCTTTTAAATTCTACTTAACTGTTTCTGTTATCTTCTTTTTAATTATAGGTATTACAGACAGTTATAACGATTTTAATAACTTTAGAAACGGTAAAAACCAAAAAAATACTGATGTTTTTAACGCTATAAATATCAATTTAAAAGAAAATCAAAAAAAGGATTCTATCTTAAATTTAAAAGAAACAGATTCCACATTAACCGCTATTAAAGATACTATTTCTAAAATGCCATTCCTTAAAGTTGGTGGCAAAGAAATAAAAATAGTTAAAATGCTGAAGTTTCAAAAACAGCATCCTAACCTGTATGTAGATGATGCTCTAGATAGTTTAAAAATTCATAAAAGTTTTTCGAACAAATTTTGGTATTCTAGGTCTCAGTTAATCAATACTATTTTTACAGATAGCACAGTTTCCAAAAAGTTAAAAAAGCAATTTATTTCTTACTCTTCAATTGCGTTATTTATACTACTACCCTTATTTACTCTCTTTTTAAAGTTCATTTACATTCGAAGTAAGTTTACCTATGTAGAGCATTTAATCTTTGTTTTTCATACGCAAACGCTATTTTTCTTGCTACTTTCAATATTTTATGTTCTAAATATTTTTATAGAAACAGACTGTTATACAGGTTTATTTTTATTGCTTTTTTTATTATATTTATTTCTAGCAATGAAAAACTTCTACGAACAAAGCTTTATTAAAACATTATTTAAATACTTATTTGCAAATGTTTTATTTATGACTTTTACTTCACTAGGCGTTGTTTTTATTTCATTTATTGCTTTTGCATTGTTTTAG
- the apaG gene encoding Co2+/Mg2+ efflux protein ApaG, with translation MINQITKGIKISVDTKYKGTNYRNNRLHHIFGYVITIENKSTETVKLTDRFWTIFDTLNNTEIVSGEGVVGQTPTLKPNDTYTYSSGCFLESNIGAMKGFYTMINLDTFEQFKVIIPTFQLTTKAILN, from the coding sequence ATGATAAACCAAATTACAAAAGGCATAAAAATTTCTGTTGATACTAAATATAAAGGCACTAATTATAGAAACAACAGACTGCACCACATTTTTGGGTATGTAATTACTATTGAAAATAAATCTACAGAAACAGTAAAACTAACAGATCGTTTTTGGACAATTTTCGATACACTTAATAATACAGAAATTGTTAGCGGAGAAGGTGTTGTGGGGCAAACCCCAACTCTAAAACCAAACGACACATATACGTATAGTTCTGGTTGTTTTTTAGAATCTAACATTGGTGCCATGAAAGGTTTCTACACCATGATAAACTTGGATACTTTTGAGCAATTTAAAGTTATAATACCAACCTTTCAACTAACAACCAAAGCAATATTAAACTAG
- a CDS encoding sigma-54 dependent transcriptional regulator → MKEILLVEDDVAFSEMLKQFLKRHKYVVEVSYNIKNALQQLEKKNYDLVFTDLRLPDGDGITLLKQIKLSKHAIPVVLMTSYAEVSTAVQAMKQGAFDYISKPFNPSEVLEVISNALEEKASDVADDQEKQQKEAQQEKENSKTDNGFVKGISSSSKVLDEYICLVAPINMSVLITGESGTGKEVVAKTIHLQSPRHNKPFIAVDCGAIPREIASSEFFGHKKGSFTGANEDKIGHFESANGGTLFLDEVGNLTYENQIQLLRALQERRIKPVGSSKEINVDIRLITATNEDLLLAVEKGDFREDLYHRLNEFSIKVPNLKDRKDDLILYADFFLNKANQQLSKSVIGFSKKVLTIFQNYQWPGNLRELSNVIKRATLLTKSEIIDVDVLPSELTKVKANTVSSNKFSTKENEKVLIISALEEAGNNKTQAAKLLNVTRKTLYNKMKEYDLN, encoded by the coding sequence ATGAAGGAGATTTTATTAGTTGAAGATGATGTAGCATTTTCAGAAATGTTGAAGCAGTTTCTTAAGCGACATAAGTATGTTGTGGAGGTTAGTTATAATATAAAAAATGCTTTGCAGCAGTTAGAAAAGAAAAACTACGATTTAGTTTTTACAGATTTGCGTCTTCCTGATGGTGATGGAATTACCTTGTTAAAGCAAATAAAACTTAGTAAACATGCTATTCCCGTAGTTTTAATGACTAGCTACGCAGAGGTTTCTACCGCTGTACAAGCAATGAAACAAGGGGCTTTTGATTATATATCGAAACCTTTTAACCCAAGTGAAGTTTTAGAAGTTATTAGCAATGCTTTAGAGGAAAAGGCAAGTGATGTTGCTGATGATCAAGAAAAACAGCAAAAAGAAGCGCAGCAAGAAAAAGAAAATAGTAAAACCGATAATGGCTTTGTTAAAGGTATAAGTAGTTCATCAAAAGTACTTGATGAATATATTTGTCTAGTTGCTCCTATTAATATGTCTGTGCTTATTACAGGAGAAAGTGGTACGGGAAAAGAAGTGGTTGCAAAAACAATTCACTTACAAAGCCCTAGGCATAACAAACCTTTTATAGCCGTAGATTGTGGTGCAATACCTAGAGAAATAGCTTCGAGCGAGTTTTTCGGACATAAAAAAGGTTCTTTTACGGGGGCTAATGAAGATAAAATTGGGCATTTTGAATCTGCAAATGGTGGCACTCTTTTTTTAGATGAGGTAGGTAACTTAACCTATGAAAATCAAATACAACTCTTACGTGCTTTGCAAGAAAGAAGAATTAAACCAGTAGGAAGTAGTAAAGAAATTAATGTTGATATTCGTTTAATTACGGCAACAAATGAAGATTTGCTTTTGGCAGTTGAAAAAGGCGATTTTAGAGAAGATTTGTACCACCGTTTAAATGAGTTTTCTATTAAAGTACCTAATTTAAAAGATAGAAAAGACGACTTAATCTTATATGCAGATTTCTTTTTAAACAAAGCAAACCAACAGTTGAGTAAATCTGTAATTGGTTTTTCTAAAAAAGTATTAACTATTTTTCAGAATTATCAGTGGCCTGGTAACCTAAGAGAACTGTCTAATGTAATTAAAAGAGCTACTTTATTAACAAAATCAGAAATTATTGATGTAGATGTTTTACCTAGTGAATTAACTAAAGTAAAAGCAAATACTGTTTCATCAAATAAATTTTCTACAAAAGAAAACGAAAAGGTGCTGATTATAAGTGCGCTAGAAGAAGCAGGAAATAATAAAACACAAGCGGCAAAATTATTAAATGTTACTAGAAAAACACTTTATAACAAAATGAAAGAGTACGACCTTAATTAA
- a CDS encoding ATP-binding protein — translation MKSLKKNITFKVIIGYIILGLLATVAGYLVLSELKTFTQLQKQDISDRNVIVRTGTLIAHIYKNESIARAALQLNSPTQFNEYLEENKKLVSKIDSLSLIVANNSQEFILDSIKLIIDKKLKNIIDLKDLNTNYDSNKSINEAINKLGSIDSLLLKITINDFIKNPLYFDNGTSSKLENFALALNQYVPKDSINNIEQKQIDSLVSISRKMLKEAQNKSNNQRFFLRKKQNELINNDLTISRKLQELLENLEKDILFYTSNMDKQREETLNQSRKIILFAAGISFIIIIIFSIIILSDFWKTQRYRLQLEKANSTTQSLLKSREQLISMVSHDLRTPLSTISGFSELLQKSTENTKDKNYLDHIRSASTYMGQLVDDLLEFSKLENGHIAIESIPFNLESYINEIILNSKNIIQDKPVRFVVKQDNSINSLIISDPFRIKQILYNLVVNACKFTNEGTITIQSSIKQQDHKSTLEILIIDTGIGISKDKKATIFNAFNQAENASDNNLKGFGLGLTISKKLVELLGGKLTLDSKLNVGSTFTLKIPVKLSDKPIVKIEETKKTTTNFNLTAVVVEDDASVRLLLNDFLKQFNIEVYTFENAQNAINAIDEISYNFVITDIQLPKMNGIHFMEILKNHKLYKNQPIIAMTGRANISREEYLKIGFAEVLIKPFNSNQLQDVLHRFFKSSNIPLKTKVVESTEKATAGFSIESLQSFLGNDIAAIKNTLHIFLEDTEKNLLTLKKAKEDTDIKTLNEISHKMLSMFKQLEVKAVIPYLEVFETTTAINKDDFIDFENQLNIFITTLKEYLN, via the coding sequence ATGAAATCATTAAAAAAGAATATTACTTTTAAAGTTATAATAGGCTACATCATTCTGGGGCTTTTAGCTACTGTTGCTGGTTATTTAGTGCTTTCTGAACTAAAAACATTTACACAATTACAAAAACAAGATATCTCAGACAGAAACGTAATTGTTAGAACGGGTACTTTAATAGCTCACATATACAAAAACGAAAGTATCGCCAGAGCCGCATTACAGTTAAATTCTCCAACACAATTTAATGAATACCTAGAAGAAAACAAAAAATTAGTATCAAAAATAGACTCACTGAGCCTTATTGTTGCTAACAATTCTCAAGAATTTATTTTAGATAGTATTAAATTAATAATTGATAAAAAACTAAAAAATATTATCGATTTAAAAGATTTAAATACCAACTATGATTCTAATAAATCTATAAACGAAGCGATCAATAAATTAGGTTCTATAGATTCGCTGCTTTTAAAAATTACAATAAACGATTTTATTAAAAATCCGTTGTATTTTGATAATGGAACAAGTTCTAAATTAGAAAATTTTGCACTAGCCTTAAACCAATACGTCCCAAAAGATTCTATTAATAATATTGAACAAAAACAAATAGACTCTTTAGTTTCTATTTCTAGAAAAATGCTAAAAGAGGCTCAAAATAAAAGTAACAACCAGCGTTTTTTTCTTAGAAAAAAACAAAATGAACTTATAAATAATGATTTAACCATTTCTAGAAAATTACAAGAATTGTTAGAGAATCTAGAAAAAGACATTCTTTTCTATACTAGTAATATGGACAAACAACGAGAAGAAACATTAAACCAGAGTAGAAAAATTATTTTATTTGCTGCCGGAATTAGTTTTATCATCATTATTATTTTTTCTATTATTATTCTAAGCGATTTCTGGAAAACCCAGCGTTACCGTTTACAATTAGAAAAAGCAAACAGCACAACACAATCACTTTTAAAAAGTAGAGAACAGTTAATCTCTATGGTTAGCCATGATTTAAGAACTCCGCTAAGTACTATTTCTGGGTTTAGTGAACTACTTCAAAAATCTACAGAGAACACAAAAGACAAAAATTATTTAGACCATATAAGAAGCGCATCTACATACATGGGGCAATTGGTAGATGATCTTTTAGAGTTCTCTAAATTAGAAAATGGTCATATTGCTATAGAATCTATTCCTTTCAACCTAGAAAGTTATATCAATGAAATTATTCTAAATTCAAAAAATATCATTCAAGATAAACCAGTACGGTTTGTGGTTAAACAAGACAATTCTATTAACAGTCTTATTATTAGTGATCCGTTTAGAATTAAACAAATTTTATATAATTTAGTTGTAAATGCGTGTAAATTCACCAACGAAGGTACCATTACTATTCAAAGTTCTATAAAGCAACAAGACCACAAGAGCACCTTAGAAATTTTAATTATAGATACAGGAATCGGGATTAGTAAAGACAAAAAAGCAACTATTTTTAATGCCTTTAATCAGGCAGAAAATGCAAGCGACAACAATTTAAAAGGTTTTGGTTTGGGTTTAACCATCTCTAAAAAACTAGTAGAACTTTTAGGCGGAAAACTAACGCTAGATAGCAAACTAAATGTAGGAAGTACTTTTACCTTAAAAATACCGGTAAAATTATCTGACAAACCAATTGTAAAGATTGAGGAAACTAAAAAGACTACTACCAATTTTAACTTAACAGCTGTTGTTGTAGAAGACGATGCCTCTGTTCGCTTACTTTTAAATGACTTTTTAAAACAATTTAATATTGAAGTATACACTTTTGAAAATGCACAAAATGCCATTAATGCTATTGATGAAATTTCGTATAATTTTGTAATAACAGACATTCAACTTCCAAAAATGAATGGAATTCATTTTATGGAAATCCTTAAAAATCATAAACTTTATAAAAATCAACCGATTATTGCCATGACTGGGCGTGCAAATATTTCTAGAGAAGAATATTTAAAAATTGGCTTTGCAGAAGTATTGATAAAACCTTTTAACTCCAACCAGCTTCAAGATGTATTACATCGTTTTTTTAAGTCGAGCAACATACCACTTAAAACCAAAGTTGTAGAAAGTACAGAAAAAGCAACTGCAGGTTTTAGTATAGAATCTTTACAATCTTTTTTAGGCAATGATATTGCTGCTATTAAAAACACTTTACATATTTTTTTAGAAGACACTGAAAAGAATCTTTTAACTCTAAAAAAGGCAAAAGAAGACACTGATATTAAGACTTTAAATGAAATAAGTCATAAAATGCTTAGTATGTTTAAACAATTAGAAGTAAAAGCCGTAATTCCTTATTTAGAAGTATTTGAAACTACGACAGCTATTAATAAAGATGATTTTATTGATTTTGAGAACCAGTTAAATATTTTTATAACAACTTTAAAAGAGTACCTTAATTAA
- a CDS encoding DUF5103 domain-containing protein, whose translation MYKKLLITVSILFCLNSFSQNIKSIQLRPLQENNFSAIVPLGTVLELSFDDLDADSKDYQYKIEHMTHDWQPSRLSSSQYINGFNQNTIIEVTNSFNTLQSYSHYSVEIPNVNTVITKSGNYLVSILNSYDELIFTRRFVLYENATTVGVSVERSRNTKTLNTQQTVQFSITHPNIKINNPNQEINVVILKNNNWNEKITDIQPTFFKPNQLLYTYTNKTNFWGGNEYLNFDNKIIRNSSLNVVKVIKEDVFNHYLYPYTYNEFNEYKYNPDINGQFVVRTIEADDSRTEADYAMMHFSVLADEPIANKDLYVYGAFNDFNITEENRMEYNSKEKYYAANMLLKQGFYNYTFATLNADGNVNTNDILGTFYETENEYTVIVYYKPFGSFYERVIGIGNGYFNQNR comes from the coding sequence ATGTATAAAAAGCTTCTAATCACTGTTTCAATCTTGTTTTGCCTAAACTCTTTTTCGCAAAACATAAAATCTATTCAGTTAAGACCATTGCAAGAAAACAACTTTTCTGCCATTGTTCCTCTTGGTACTGTACTAGAACTTTCTTTTGATGATTTAGATGCAGATAGCAAAGATTATCAATACAAAATAGAACACATGACGCATGATTGGCAACCTAGTAGATTGTCTTCTAGTCAATATATAAATGGATTTAATCAAAATACCATTATAGAAGTAACAAACTCATTTAACACCCTACAAAGCTACTCTCATTATTCTGTAGAAATACCAAATGTAAATACGGTAATTACAAAAAGTGGAAATTACCTTGTATCAATTTTAAATAGTTATGACGAGCTTATCTTTACAAGACGTTTTGTTTTGTACGAAAACGCTACTACCGTTGGAGTATCTGTAGAAAGAAGTAGAAATACAAAAACATTAAACACACAACAAACAGTTCAGTTTTCGATTACGCATCCAAACATAAAAATAAATAACCCTAATCAAGAAATAAATGTTGTTATCTTAAAAAACAATAATTGGAACGAAAAAATAACAGACATTCAACCTACATTTTTTAAACCAAATCAATTATTATATACGTATACCAACAAAACTAATTTTTGGGGAGGAAACGAATATCTAAATTTCGACAATAAAATTATTAGAAATAGTAGTTTAAATGTGGTTAAAGTAATTAAGGAAGATGTTTTTAATCATTACTTATATCCTTACACCTATAATGAATTTAACGAATACAAATACAACCCAGATATTAACGGACAATTTGTGGTTAGAACTATAGAAGCAGATGATTCTAGAACGGAAGCAGATTATGCAATGATGCACTTTTCTGTTTTGGCTGATGAACCTATTGCTAATAAAGATCTTTATGTTTACGGTGCTTTTAATGATTTTAATATTACGGAAGAAAATAGAATGGAATATAATTCTAAGGAAAAATACTATGCTGCAAATATGCTTTTAAAACAAGGTTTTTACAATTACACTTTTGCAACCTTAAATGCCGATGGAAATGTAAATACAAATGACATACTTGGTACATTTTATGAAACTGAAAACGAATACACTGTAATTGTATATTACAAACCTTTTGGTAGTTTTTATGAACGTGTAATTGGTATTGGAAACGGTTATTTCAATCAGAATAGGTAA
- a CDS encoding Na(+)-translocating NADH-quinone reductase subunit A, translated as MSKDIRIKKGLDIKLIGGAEKTTKEVSLSSVYAVLPEDFHGITPKLVAKEGAEVKAGEVLFYSKSDERILFPSPVSGKVVEVIRGARRKVLAVKISADSTQEYKDFGTKDAAKMSAEEVKNHLFASGCWPFVKQRPYDVVANPNQAPKAIFVSAYASAPLAADLDFTLAGKEAELQAAITAVSKLTNGKVHVSVGANSNSPLANIKGIELHKVSGPHPSGNVSTQIASIDPINKGEVVWVITPQDLIVIGELLLTGKYNATRTVALTGSKFSKPQYVTAIAGASIADVTANNLVNDNTRIISGNVLSGKQVKETEFLGYYDNQVTAIPEGDDYELFGWNKPVFNKISASRALTFSWLTPKKKYDLNTNTNGEHRAFVVTGSYENVFPLDIYPMQLLKACMYKDLDEMEALGGYEVAPEDFALTEFICVSKQPHQKIIREGLDLMREELG; from the coding sequence ATGTCAAAAGACATTCGTATTAAAAAAGGCTTAGATATTAAGCTTATTGGCGGTGCAGAAAAAACGACTAAAGAGGTTTCTTTAAGTAGTGTTTATGCAGTTTTGCCAGAAGACTTTCACGGAATTACACCCAAACTTGTTGCCAAAGAAGGAGCAGAAGTAAAAGCAGGAGAAGTACTTTTTTATTCAAAAAGTGACGAACGCATTTTATTTCCAAGTCCTGTTTCTGGTAAAGTAGTAGAGGTTATACGTGGAGCAAGAAGAAAAGTATTAGCAGTTAAGATCTCTGCAGACTCAACACAAGAATATAAAGATTTCGGTACTAAAGATGCAGCTAAAATGTCTGCAGAAGAAGTTAAGAATCATTTATTTGCTTCTGGTTGTTGGCCATTTGTAAAACAACGTCCTTATGATGTAGTTGCAAATCCAAACCAAGCACCTAAAGCTATTTTTGTTTCTGCGTATGCAAGTGCACCTTTAGCAGCCGATTTAGACTTTACTTTAGCTGGTAAAGAAGCCGAATTGCAAGCAGCAATTACCGCGGTTTCTAAACTTACTAACGGTAAAGTACATGTTTCTGTAGGAGCCAATTCTAACTCACCTTTAGCTAATATTAAAGGAATAGAGTTGCATAAGGTTTCTGGCCCACATCCTTCTGGGAATGTGAGTACTCAAATTGCAAGCATAGATCCTATTAATAAGGGAGAAGTTGTTTGGGTAATTACACCACAAGACTTAATTGTTATTGGTGAATTGCTTTTAACTGGTAAGTATAATGCAACTAGAACAGTAGCTTTAACAGGTTCTAAATTTAGCAAACCACAATATGTAACTGCAATTGCAGGAGCCTCTATTGCAGATGTTACGGCTAACAATTTAGTAAATGATAATACACGAATTATTAGTGGAAACGTACTTTCTGGAAAGCAAGTAAAAGAAACTGAATTTTTAGGGTATTATGATAATCAAGTTACTGCAATTCCTGAAGGAGATGATTATGAATTATTTGGTTGGAATAAGCCAGTTTTTAATAAGATATCTGCCTCTAGAGCGTTAACTTTTTCTTGGTTAACACCAAAGAAAAAATACGATTTAAATACAAATACAAACGGAGAGCATAGAGCATTTGTTGTAACAGGTTCTTACGAGAATGTTTTTCCTTTAGATATTTATCCAATGCAATTGTTAAAAGCATGTATGTATAAAGATTTAGATGAAATGGAAGCTTTAGGAGGTTACGAAGTAGCTCCAGAAGATTTTGCACTAACAGAATTTATTTGTGTATCTAAACAACCTCATCAGAAAATAATACGTGAAGGTTTAGATTTAATGAGAGAAGAATTAGGATAA